A window of Vigna unguiculata cultivar IT97K-499-35 chromosome 4, ASM411807v1, whole genome shotgun sequence contains these coding sequences:
- the LOC114182165 gene encoding protein GIGANTEA-like, whose translation MASSGERWIDRLQFSSLFWPPPLEDQQRKDQIAAYVEYIGQFTSEQFPDDIAELIRNRYPSKEMLLFDDVLAVLVLHHPEHGHAVVLPIISCIIDGTLVYDKTSPPFASFISLVCPKDESEYSEQWALACGEVLRILTLYNRPIYKMERQCCEAEGSSGGSHAMTNDSVYEESGRNSMMQQEKKPIRPLSPWITDILLAAPLGIRSDYFRWCSGVMGKYAAGELRPPMIVSARGSGKHPQLMPSTPRWAVANGAGVILSVCDDEVARYETATLTAAAVPALLLPPPTTALDEHLVAGLPALEPYARLFHRYYAIATPSATQRLLLGLLEAPPSWAPDALDAAVQLVELLRAAEEYACGIRLPRNWMHFHFLRAIGTAMSMRSGVAADAAAALLFRILSQPALLFPPLRQVDGVEVQHEPLGGYISSNRKQIEAGSAAEATIEATAQGIASMLCAHGPEVEWRICTIWEAAYGLIPLNSSAVDLPEIVVATPLQPPILSWNLYLPLLKVLEYLPRGSPSEACLMKIFVATVEAILQRTFPAESISDQKRKTRYYFVGSASKNLAVAELRTMVHSLFLESCASVELASRLLFVVLTVCVSHEVQFNASKKPRGEDNYLEEVIEDLLAVSESQKETNNRKMKKQGPVAAFDSYVLAAVCALACELQLFPMVSRGENRSVPNKVEKIAKPVKIDGSSQALQKCIDSAIRHTHRILAILEALFSLKPSSVGTSWSYSSNEIVAAAMVAAHISELFRRSKACMRALSVLMRCKWDDEIHSRASSLYNLIDIHRKTVASIVNKAEPFGATLIHTPICKDPCGSSKRQIQFENNSHLDPGQTSTSSSTDSSPSELGKRCDITSYSNEASGCTFGKGATSLAFDASDLANFLTMDRHIGFNCSAQIFLRSRLAEKQELCFSVVSLLWQKLIASPETQPCAESTSAQQGWRQVVDALCKVVSASPMKAATAVVLQAEKELQPWIAKDDNLGQKMWRINQRIVKLIIELMRNHDSLESLVVVASASDLLLRATDGMLVDGEACTLPQLKLLEATAKAIQPVIELGESGFAVADGLSNLLKCRLPATIRCLSHPSAHVRALSTSVLRDILNTCSIIYGPKRQQKNDIHNLYFNLDVIDWRADIEKCLIWEAHNQLSNGMSIEYLNTAARDLGFAISI comes from the exons ATGGCTTCTTCCGGTGAAAGATGGATTGACCGTCTTCAGTTCTCCTCGTTGTTCTGGCCTCCCCCACTAGAAGATCAACAGAGAAAG GATCAAATTGCTGCGTACGTTGAATATATTGGTCAATTTACATCAGAACAATTTCCTGATGATATCGCTGAG TTGATCCGCAATCGATATCCATCCAAAGAAATGCTCCTCTTTGATGATGTTTTgg CGGTACTTGTCCTTCATCATCCTGAGCATGGGCACGCAGTTGTGCTTCCAATCATTTCATGTATTATTGATGGTACGCTGGTCTATGACAAGACTAGTCCTCCATTTGCTTCTTTCATTTCTTTAGTCTGCCCAAAAGATGAG AGTGAATATTCAGAACAATGGGCTCTAGCATGTGGAGAAGTTTTGCGTATCTTAACTCTTTACAATCGCCCCATATACAAAATGGAAAGACAATGTTGTGAAGCTGAAGGAAGCAGTGGCGGAAGCCATGCAATGACTAATGATTCCGTATATGAGGAATCTGGCCGTAATTCTATGATGCAGCAGGAGAAGAAGCCCATAAGACCCTTGTCCCCTTGGATTACTGATATATTATTGGCTGCACCTTTAGGCATTAGAAGTGACTATTTTCGGTG GTGTAGTGGTGTAATGGGTAAATATGCCGCAGGAGAACTCCGGCCACCAATGATTG TTTCTGCACGTGGTTCTGGGAAGCATCCTCAACTCATGCCATCAACTCCAAGATGGGCAGTTGCTAATGGAGCTGGTGTTATATTAAGTGTTTGTGACGATGAAGTTGCTCGTTATGAGACTGCCACTTTAACAGCTGCTGCTGTCCCTGCCCTGCTACTTCCTCCTCCAACAACAGCTTTGGATGAGCATCTTGTTGCTGGATTACCAGCTCTAGAACCATATGCACGTTTATTTCACAG ATATTATGCTATTGCGACTCCCAGTGCAACTCAGAGGCTTCTTCTTGGACTGTTAGAAGCACCCCCATCATGGGCTCCTGATGCACTCGATGCTGCTGTGCAGCTTGTAGAACTTCTTCGAGCTGCTGAAGAATATGCTTGTGGAATAAGA CTCCCTAGAAATTGGATGCATTTTCATTTCTTGCGGGCCATAGGGACTGCAATGTCCATGAGATCTGGTGTAGCTGCAGACGCTGCAGCTGCATTGCTTTTCCGAATACTTTCTCAGCCTGCTTTACTTTTTCCTCCATTAAGGCAAGTTGATGGTGTCGAAGTTCAACATGAACCTTTGGGTGGCTATATTTCTTCCAACAGAAAGCAG ATTGAAGCTGGTTCTGCTGCTGAAGCCACCATTGAAGCTACAGCCCAGGGCATTGCCTCAATGCTTTGTGCTCATGGTCCAGAGGTTGAGTGGAGAATTTGTACCATATGGGAGGCTGCTTATGGCTTGATTCCATTAAATTCTTCAGCTGTTGATCTTCCAGAAATTGTGGTCGCAACACCACTTCAACCTCCCATACTCTCATGGAATTTGTACCTACCCCTACTCAAGGTTCTGGAATATCTTCCTCGTGGAAGTCCATCTGAAGCATGCCtcatgaaaatatttgttgCTACAGTGGAAGCTATTCTTCAGAGGACATTTCCAGCTGAGTCCATTAGtgatcaaaaaagaaaaacaagatacTATTTTGTGGGCTCTGCCTCTAAAAACCTTGCCGTGGCAGAACTTCGTACAATGGTGCATTCACTTTTCTTAGAATCATGTGCATCTGTTGAGCTTGCTTCGCGCCTACTATTTGTTGTCTTAACTGTTTGTGTTAGTCACGAGGTCCAATTCAATGCAAGCAAGAAGCCAAGAGGTGAAGATAATTATTTGGAGGAAGTGATTGAGGATTTACTTGCAGTATCTGAAAGCCAGAAAGAAACCAATAATCggaaaatgaagaaacaagGTCCTGTAGCAGCATTTGATTCTTATGTTCTGGCTGCTGTTTGTGCTCTTGCCTGTGAGCTTCAGTTGTTCCCTATGGTTTCGCGAGGAGAGAATCGTTCAGTCCCCAACAAAGTAGAAAAGATAGCCAAGCCTGTCAAAATAGATGGATCTTCCCAAGCATTGCAGAAATGCATAGATTCAGCAATACGCCATACCCACAGAATTTTAGCAATTTTAGAGGCGCTATTTTCATTGAAGCCGTCTTCTGTTGGTACCTCATGGAGTTACAGCTCAAATGAAATAGTTGCAGCAGCTATGGTTGCTGCACATATTTCTGAACTATTTAGACGGTCAAAAGCTTGCATGCGTGCTCTGTCTGTTTTGATGCGTTGCAAATGGGATGATGAAATCCACTCTAGGGCATCGTCATTGTACAATCTCATAGATATTCACAGAAAAACTGTTGCATCCATAGTTAACAAGGCAGAACCATTCGGAGCAACCTTAATTCACACCCCTATTTGTAAAGATCCCTGTGGTAGTAGTAAAAGACAAATTCAGTTTGAAAACAATAGCCACCTTGACCCTGGGCAGACATCTACTTCATCCTCTACAGATTCATCCCCCTCAGAACTCGGTAAAAGGTGTGATATAACTTCATATTCAAATGAAGCATCGGGATGTACGTTTGGAAAAGGAGCCACAAGTCTCGCATTTGATGCTTCTGATCTAGCCAACTTCCTCACTATGGACAGGCATATAGGATTCAATTGCAGTGCCCAAATTTTTCTTAGATCCAGGCTCGCAGAGAAGCAAGAGTTATGTTTTTCTGTTGTATCACTACTATGGCAGAAGTTGATTGCATCTCCTGAGACTCAACCTTGTGCAGAAAGCACTTCTGCTCAACAGGGGTGGAGACAG GTTGTTGATGCATTATGCAAGGTTGTATCTGCATCACCTATGAAGGCAGCTACGGCAGTTGTTCTTCAG GCTGAGAAGGAGTTGCAGCCATGGATTGCCAAAGATGACAATCTTGGTCAGAAGATGTGGAGAATCAATCAGCGGATTGTAAAATTGATAATTGAACTAATGAGGAATCATGATAGTTTAGAATCATTAGTAGTTGTGGCAAGTGCATCAGATTTACTCCTACGAGCCACAGACGGAATGCTAGTGGATGGAGAAGCTTGCACTTTACCACAGCTTAAG CTACTGGAAGCAACCGCTAAAGCGATTCAGCCTGTGATTGAGTTGGGAGAATCTGGGTTCGCAGTGGCAGATGGTCTTTCAAACCTGTTGAAG TGTCGCCTACCAGCTACAATCAGATGCCTTTCTCATCCTAGTGCACATGTACGGGCTCTCAGCACTTCTGTTCTTCGTGACATTTTGAATACTTGTTCGATTATATACGGTCCTAAGAGACAGCAAAAGAATGACATTCATAATCTATACTTCAATTTGGATGTCATTGACTGGCGAGCTGACATAGAAAAATGCTTGATATGGGAAGCTCACAACCAGCTTTCAAATGGAATGTCTATTGAATATCTTAACACAGCTGCAAGGGATTTAGGCTTTGCAATTTCTATCTGA
- the LOC114181383 gene encoding 40S ribosomal protein S18-like, which yields MSVVANEDFQHILRVLNTNVDGKQKIMFALTSIKGIGRRFANIVCKKADVDMNKRAGELTAAELDNLMTVVANPRQFKVPDWFLNRKKDYKDGKYSQVVSNALDMKLRDDLERLKKIRNHRGLRHYWGLRVRGQHTKTTGRRGKTVGVSKKR from the exons ATG TCTGTGGTGGCAAACGAGGATTTCCAGCACATTCTGCGTGTGCTGAACACGAACGTAGATGGTAAGCAGAAAATAATGTTCGCTCTTACCTCGATCAAAGGTATTGGCAGACGATTCGCTAACATTGTCTGCAAAAAAGCCGATGTCGACATGAACAAGAG ggcTGGTGAATTGACTGCTGCAGAGTTAGATAATCTTATGACTGTGGTTGCCAACCCAAGGCAATTCAAGGTCCCGGATTGGTTTTTGAACAGAAAGAAGGACTACAAGGATGGGAAATATTCTCAGGTGGTTTCAAATGCTCTGGATATGAAGTTGAGGGATGATTTGGAGCGGTTGAAGAAAATCAG AAATCACCGTGGTTTGAGGCACTACTGGGGTCTTCGTGTTCGAGGTCAGCATACCAAGACAACTGGTCGCAGGGGTAAAACTGTTGGTGTCTCTAAGAAGCGTTAA
- the LOC114180402 gene encoding UDP-rhamnose/UDP-galactose transporter 6, with amino-acid sequence MAPARKAEEKAAADAAAWIFNVVTSVGIIIVNKALMATHGFSFATTLTGMHFATTTLMTVILKILGYVQPSHLPLSELLKFVVFANFSIVGMNVSLMWNSVGFYQIAKLSMIPVSCLLEVVLDKIRYSRDTKLSIGVVLLGVGVCTVTDVSVNARGFIAAFVAVWSTSMQQYYVHYLQRKYSLSSFNLLAHTAPAQAASLLFLGPFLDFWLTDTRVDKYDYKTASLIFIFLSCTIAVGTNLSQFICIGRFTAVSFQVLGHMKTILVLIMGFFFFGKENLNLQVVFGMVIAVVGMIWYGNASSKPGGKERRSHSLPTNKTET; translated from the exons ATGGCTCCAGCTCGCAAGGCTGAGGAAAAGGCGGCGGCGGATGCAGCTGCATGGATATTCAATGTTGTTACATCTGTTGGAATTATCATTGTAAACAAAGCTTTGATGGCCACCCATGGCTTCAGTTTTG CTACAACATTAACAGGCATGCACTTCGCTACCACAACTTTAATGACAGTCATACTAAAGATACTGGGATATGTCCAGCCTTCTCATTTACCCTTGTCAGAACTCTTAAAATTTGTTGTCTTTGCTAACTTCTCTATTGTTGGAATGAATGTTAGTTTAATGTGGAACTCAGTTGGATTTTATCAA ATTGCAAAGTTAAGTATGATCCCCGTATCATGCCTGTTGGAAGTTGTTCTTGACAAGATTCGGTATTCAAGAGATACGAAACTGAGCATAGGTGTTGTTCTTTTGGGTGTTGGTGTTTGCACTGTTACTGATGTGAGTGTTAACGCAAGAGGATTCATTGCTGCCTTCGTTGCAGTGTGGAGCACTTCTATGCAACAATAT TATGTTCATTATCTTCAAAGGAAGTATTCTCTAAGTTCTTTCAACCTATTAGCACATACAGCACCTGCACAGGCCGCATCACTACTGTTTTTAGGACCTTTTCTAGATTTTTGGTTGACAGACACAAGAGTTGACAAATATGACTATAAGACTGCGTCGTTG ATATTTATATTCCTGTCATGCACCATTGCAGTTGGTACCAACCTAAGCCAATTTATCTGCATTGGCAGATTCACTGCTGTTTCCTTTCAAGTACTGGGACATATGAAGACAATACTTGTTTTAATCATGGGGTTCTTTTTCTTTGGTAAAGAGAATCTCAATCTCCAAGTGGTTTTTGGAATGGTTATAGCTGTTGTTGGAATGATTTGGTATGGCAATGCCTCATCCAAACCTGGTGGAAAGGAGCGCCGGAGCCATTCTCTTCCTACCAACAAGACAGAAACATGA